One Caretta caretta isolate rCarCar2 chromosome 6, rCarCar1.hap1, whole genome shotgun sequence genomic region harbors:
- the ASCL3 gene encoding achaete-scute homolog 3, which produces MDSKSYCNFMDTLSIYDSQHVQVTRPFSGDPFVTFHVYPETPTQFTCSEDLPLLPFTSEQLITENFYMDPCNFPYQVAQANYGRGDCSYGPAFIRKRNERERQRVKCVNEGYAKLRRHLPEEYLEKRLSKVETLRAAIKYIHHLQSVLCSDSAVTEKNNLELGHTSKAMAREIQF; this is translated from the coding sequence ATGGATAGTAAAAGCTACTGTAACTTCATGGACACGTTGTCCATCTACGACTCACAACATGTACAAGTGACTAGGCCTTTCAGTGGGGACCCTTTTGTCACGTTTCATGTGTACCCTGAGACACCGACCCAGTTCACTTGCTCTGAGGATTTGCCACTACTTCCTTTTACATCCGAGCAGTTGATCACAGAGAACTTCTACATGGATCCTTGCAACTTTCCTTACCAAGTGGCCCAGGCTAATTATGGCAGAGGTGACTGTTCTTACGGACCAGCTTTCATCAGAAAAAGGAATGAAAGGGAAAGGCAGAGGGTTAAGTGTGTCAACGAAGGATACGCCAAACTCCGACGTCATCTGCCTGAGGAATACTTAGAGAAACGGCTCAGCAAAGTAGAAACACTTCGAGCTGCAATAAAATACATTCACCATCTACAATCCGTTCTGTGCAGTGATTCTGCAGTGACAGAGAAGAATAACCTGGAACTGGGCCATACTTCCAAGGCAATGGCCAGAGAGATCCAGTTTTGA